GCCGGTCGAGGTGACCCGCCACAGGTGCGCCTGCTCGTCGAACCGCGCGCAGGCCACCTCGCTGTCGAACCGCACATGCGGACGCAGACCGTACTTCTCGGCACAGTGCTTGGCATAGTCGAACAGTTCCGCGCCCGGCGCGAAGGCATGCGACCACCCGGCGTTGGGTTCGAAATGGTAGCTGTAGGTGAACGACGGAATGTCCACGGCGACACCGGGATAGGTATTGTCGCGCCAGGTGCCGCCGACCTCGTGCGCGCGCTCCAGGATCACGAAATCGTCGATTCCGGCCCGCTTCAGCTTGATCGCGGCGGCCATCCCGGAGAACCCGGCGCCGATAATGATCACCTCAGGCATACGTCTCCACCTTTCACGACCTTGTTGCCGCGGTACGGCGCTCGATCTCGCGGATCATCGAGTGCAGCGGACCCGACCCGGCGGCGACCCGGTCCACGACGAGGTTCACGGCGCCGCGCAACAGCGAATATTCCCGCCAGCCCGCCGGGGCGAAGGTGGCGTCGGCCCGGCGGGCGATGCCGTCGGCGATCACCCGGGCGGCCTGTTCGGCGCCGATGCGCCGGTTCAACGGCCACGGCAGCAGTGCGTCCAGCTTTTTGCCGAGCGGATCGTCGTCCATCGGCCGGGCCAGTGGCGTCCGGACAACACCGAAGTAGGCGATGCCCGCGCTCGCGCCGACCGCCGCCAATTCGATGCGCAGCGCCCGGCCGAGTTGTTCGACGCCCGCCTTGCTGATCATGTAGGGCGACAGTCCGGCGGCCGGGGCGAATGCGGCGACCGAGGCCACTATCACGACATGGCCCTTGTTCGCAACGATCTGCTCCAGGGCGGGCCGCACGGTATTGAACGCGCCGGACAGGTTGATATCGAGCACTCGATCGAATTCGCCGGGGTCGACGGTGCGCACCGTGCTCGGCGCCGGTGCGACACCGGCATTGGCCACCACCACGTCGACGCGGCCGAACCGGTCGACCGCGGCGTCGAGGGCGGCGACCATCGCGGCCCGATCGCGGACGTCGGCGGTGACGGCCAAGGCATGGGGTCCGAACGCCTCGGCGGCCTTGGTGATCGGCTCGGTGGCGACATCGATCAGGACGAGATCGGCTCCCCGGGAATGCAATTCGGCGGCCAAGGCGGCGCCGATGCCGCTGGCGGCCCCGGTGACGACCACGGTTCTGCCGCGCACATCCACTGCGGGGCGGCCCGGGAAGGGGAACATGGGCGAGCTCCTTCGCGCGCTCAGAGGTCGAGGACCAGACGATCGTTCGAGCAGCGGGACACGCAGAGCAGCATCGAGTCGGCTCCCGCGAATGCTGTGTCGCCGCCGTGGCGTTCGACCGTGCCGTCGAGGACCGGGGCCCGGCAGCTGCCGCAGAATCCCTGTCGACAGGAATAGGGCACGCCGGGCAGCACCCGTTGCACCGCGGCCAGCGCCGACTCCTCCGCGCCGACCGCCACGGTGATCCCGCTGCGGCGCAGCTCCACCGCGAAGGCGTTGCCCCCGACCACCGGCGGCGGCGAAAAACGCTCGGTGTGCAGCTCGTAGCCGGTTCCCCGGGCGGTGAGGGCGCGGCGAGCGCCGTCGAGAACGGGGGGCGGCCCGCACACGTAGGCGGCCTCGTCCCGGGCCATATCGGCGAACAGCGCCGGAACGTCGGGCACGCCGGACTCGTCGTCGGTGCGGATCTCCACCCGGCCGGAGGCGTACCCGGCCAGTTCGTCCAGGAACGGCATCGATGCGCGGGTGCGCCCCAGATACCGCAGGCGCCAAGGGATTCCGCGCCGATGCGCGGTACGCACCATGGGCAGGATCGGGGTGATGCCGATACCCCCGGCCACGAACAGATACCGTGGTGCCGCGACCATCCGGAATGCGTTGCGCGGCCCGCGAATACGCACCACATCGCCCGCGTGCAGGTGGTCGTGCACCTCACACGATCCGCCGCCGCCATCGGCTATGCGCCGCACCGCGATCCGATATCGGCGGTGGTCTTCGGGATCGCCGCACAGCGAGTACTGCCGCTGCCTTCCCGACGGCAGGAAGACATCCAGATGCGATCCGGGAATCCAGCGCGGCAAGGCCCGGCCGTCCGGTGCGGCCAGCACCACGCCGACCACATCCTCGGCCTCGCCGGTCACCGATTCGATCGTCAGGTATTGGTCGAATCCGGTGCGCCGCACCGGATGTGGCCGCGACAGTCGAGGCGCCAGCGGGTTGTCCGCGACGATCTTCTTGTAGCCGTCGAAGAATCCGAGCAGCAGGCGCATCCCCGGATGCAGTCGCCCCGGATCCGGCACCGGCGTGTCCCCGTGCACCAACTCCTTCATCGCGCGCCGATCAGTGCTGGGCCGCGCGGGCGGCCGGTGAGATCGCCAGATAGTGCAGGGCCTTGTCGAGGCTGCCCATCGAGGACGGATGGAAGCCGGGCCGCAGATACGGAGGGAGCTCGGTGAGGAAGAAGCCGGGGCTGGGTATCAGGCCACGCCGTATTGCGCGGGCGGCCTCGACCGGCCACGGTTTCCACCAGCGATACTCGGGATCTTGCCGATAGAGCAGATCGACGACGGTGAACGTGGTGGCCAGCAGTCCGACGCTGCCGGTGACGACGGTACGGGTCCGGCGAAGGTAGCCGCCGTCCAGGTGCTGGAAGATATCGAACAGCACATTGCGGTGCTCGACCTCCTCGGCGCCGTGCCAGCGCAGCAGATCCAGCATGACCGGATGCATGCCCGCCGCCTCGAGCGCATCGGCGTCGAGGAACCATTGCCCGATGATCGCGGTGTAGTGCTCAAGCCCGGCGTAGAACGCCACCCGCTCGTGGAGCCACTCCCGTTTGGCGCGGCCGGTCAGCCCGTGATCACCGAAGACCACGCGCAGCATGTGCTCGACATGCCGCACGATCGGCTCGACGTCGATGCCCTGCTCGGCCAGCCGCGCGTGGTAGCCGCCGTGTGAATTGGCGTGCATGGACTCCTGCCCGATGAACCCGACCGCCTCCTCCCGCAGGCGCTCGTCGCTGATATAGGGCAGCGCCTCGGCCACGCAGCCCGCCATCATCTGCTCACCCAGCGGAACGATCAGGTGCATCACGTTCCAGAAGTGCGATGCGAACGGCTCGCCCGGGATGTAGTGCAACGGAACGTCGCGCCAATCGAATTCGACGTCGCGGGCGGCGATCGCGTGCGCTTCCTCGGTATGGCCACCATCGAGGACATCGGCCGCCGCGCGGGCGTCGAGCGAGTCACCGTCTACCGGCGCGTGGGATCCAAGGACGATGTGGTGCGGGCCGTGGTGCTGCGTGAGGCGCAACGGATCATCACCGCGGTGAACGACCGTGCGAACGCCACCGGCTCCCTCGCGGATCGGGTAGCGGCCACCTTCGCCGGACTGGTCCTCGGCCTGCGCGACCATCCGCTCTA
The Nocardia terpenica genome window above contains:
- a CDS encoding short-chain dehydrogenase/reductase, which codes for MFPFPGRPAVDVRGRTVVVTGAASGIGAALAAELHSRGADLVLIDVATEPITKAAEAFGPHALAVTADVRDRAAMVAALDAAVDRFGRVDVVVANAGVAPAPSTVRTVDPGEFDRVLDINLSGAFNTVRPALEQIVANKGHVVIVASVAAFAPAAGLSPYMISKAGVEQLGRALRIELAAVGASAGIAYFGVVRTPLARPMDDDPLGKKLDALLPWPLNRRIGAEQAARVIADGIARRADATFAPAGWREYSLLRGAVNLVVDRVAAGSGPLHSMIREIERRTAATRS
- a CDS encoding PDR/VanB family oxidoreductase encodes the protein MKELVHGDTPVPDPGRLHPGMRLLLGFFDGYKKIVADNPLAPRLSRPHPVRRTGFDQYLTIESVTGEAEDVVGVVLAAPDGRALPRWIPGSHLDVFLPSGRQRQYSLCGDPEDHRRYRIAVRRIADGGGGSCEVHDHLHAGDVVRIRGPRNAFRMVAAPRYLFVAGGIGITPILPMVRTAHRRGIPWRLRYLGRTRASMPFLDELAGYASGRVEIRTDDESGVPDVPALFADMARDEAAYVCGPPPVLDGARRALTARGTGYELHTERFSPPPVVGGNAFAVELRRSGITVAVGAEESALAAVQRVLPGVPYSCRQGFCGSCRAPVLDGTVERHGGDTAFAGADSMLLCVSRCSNDRLVLDL
- a CDS encoding metal-dependent hydrolase; this translates as MAARDVEFDWRDVPLHYIPGEPFASHFWNVMHLIVPLGEQMMAGCVAEALPYISDERLREEAVGFIGQESMHANSHGGYHARLAEQGIDVEPIVRHVEHMLRVVFGDHGLTGRAKREWLHERVAFYAGLEHYTAIIGQWFLDADALEAAGMHPVMLDLLRWHGAEEVEHRNVLFDIFQHLDGGYLRRTRTVVTGSVGLLATTFTVVDLLYRQDPEYRWWKPWPVEAARAIRRGLIPSPGFFLTELPPYLRPGFHPSSMGSLDKALHYLAISPAARAAQH
- a CDS encoding TetR/AcrR family transcriptional regulator, which encodes MQRNVAPIEFDVAGGDRVRFLGMATIEDIGRRAGVERVTVYRRVGSKDDVVRAVVLREAQRIITAVNDRANATGSLADRVAATFAGLVLGLRDHPLYNRLLRLEPDTTLPRLTVDAATPLAWAIDAAVTILGPDLPGDLDLLTARVEIIARTIHSMVLTPRGMIELDTEAQLIDFAYRHIAPIITAPLPTD